The Acidovorax sp. RAC01 genomic sequence ACCCTAGCGGCCATTTTGAGCAAGAGATGGGGCGAATATGCCCGGTGTGCCCGCCAGGAAACGCGCAGGCGATGCTTCTTGCGGACGGGCCACCCCCTCAGGCGATTCGCCAGGATCGGCAATAAAAAAACCGCTGCAGCCTTGCGACTGCAGCGGTTTACATCTGGCGGAGTGGACGGGACTCGAACCCGCGACCCCCGGCGTGACAGGCCGGTATTCTAACCAACTGAACTACCACTCCTGGCAGGCAGCTTTCGCTTGCATTTCTTCAACACAAGCCAAGCGCTACAACTTGGCGACCCCACGGGGATTCGAACCCCGGTACTCACCGTGAAAGGGTGATGTCCTAGGCCTCTAGACGATGGGGTCAAAACCTTGGAACTAACCGAACTGACTTCTCAAACTCTGTGGTGGAGGTAAACGGGATCGAACCGATGACCTCTTGCATGCCATGCAAGCGCTCTCCCAGCTGAGCTATACCCCCACGGGCCTTTGGCATATGCCAAAGAAAAACCCTTGCACATCAAAGACCTGCAAGGGCTTTTGACTGGCGGAGTGGACGGGACTCGAACCCGCGACCCCCGGCGTGACAGGCCGGTATTCTAACCAACTGAACTACCACTCCTGGCAGGCAGCTTTCGCTTGCATTTCTTCAACACAAGCCAAGCGCTACAACTTGGCGACCCCACGGGGATTCGAACCCCGGTACTCACCGTGAAAGGGTGATGTCCTAGGCCTCTAGACGATGGGGTCAAAACCTTGGAACTAACCGAACTGACTTCTCAAACTCTGTGGTGGAGGTAAACGGGATCGAACCGATGACCTCTTGCATGCCATGCAAGCGCTCTCCCAGCTGAGCTATACCCCCACTGAATGACGCCATTCACACTGTGTTTGGCGTCACTACCTGAGCCTTGAATTATAGACAGATTTTCAGCGGTTTCGCAAACGCGCTACAACTTTTTCACGGCCCACAAGCTCCAGCACGGCATCCACCGAAGGTGTGTGCGCTGTGCCTGCTGTGAGAACCCGCGCAGGCATGGCCAGCTGAGGCATCTTGAGGCCCTGCGCGGTCAGCACCTGCTTGAACGCGGCGCTGATCGACGCCTTGTCCCAGGCACACGCCGTCAGCGCATCTGCCAGCGCGTCCAGAGCCGGAGCGATGGCCGCAGTGACATGCTGGGCGCGTTCGGCGGGGTCCGCACTGACGTCGCCATAGAAAACATGGGCCCAGTCAGCCAAGGCCACCGTGGTGTCGCAGCGGTCCTTGAACAGCGCGCAAATGCGGGCCAGCCGGCCATCGTCGATATCGCTTTGCGCCACGCCGCGCTGCAGCAATCGAGGAGCCACCAGTGCCGCCAGGGCGTCGTCCGCCATCGCTTTCAGATGCTGCGCGTTGACCCAGCGCAGCTTTGCCTCATCAAACTGCGCTGCGCTGCGGCCCAGATGGTCCAGGTTGAACCACTGCAGGAATTGCTCGCGGCTGAAGATCTCGTCATCGCCGTGACTCCAGCCCAGGCGGGCCAGGTAATTGAGCATGGCGTCGGCCAGATACCCCTCGTCGCGGTATTGCGTGACAGGCTTGGCGCCATTGCGCTTACTCATCTTCTCGCCCTGCTCATTGAGCACCGTGGGCAGGTGGGCATACACCGGCGGCTCCTTGCCGAGAGCACGGAAGATGTTGATCTGGCGCGGCGTGTTGTTCACGTGGTCGTCGCCCCGGATCACATGGGTGATCGCCATGTCAATATCGTCCACCACCACACAGAAGTTGTAGGTGGGCGTACCGTCGGGCCGCGCGATCACGAGGTCATCGAGCTCATCATTGCTGATCTCGATGCGTCCCTTGACCTTGTCGTCCCACGCCACCACGCCGCCCTGCGGGTTCTTGAATCGCAGGACCGGCTGCACCCCCTCTGGTACGGCAGGGAGCTGCTTGCCAGCCTCGGGACGCCAGGTTCCGTCATAGCGGGGTTTCTCCTTGGCCGCCATCTGCCGCTCGCGCAGCGCATCCAGCTCTGCCACGCTGGTGTAGCAGGGATAAACGTGCCCGGCGGCCTGGAGTTGCGCCAATACCTCCTTGTAGCGGTCCATGCGCTGCATCTGGTAGAACGGGCCCTCGTCGGGATCCATACCGAGCCACGACATGCCTTCCAGGATCACATCCACAGCAGCCTGGCTTGAGCGCTCCAGGTCGGTGTCTTCGATGCGAAGGATGAAGTCACCGCCGGTTGCCCTTGCAAAGGCCCAGGGGTAAAGCGCCGAACGGATGTTGCCCAAATGGATGAACCCGGTGGGCGACGGAGCAAAACGGGTGCGAACGCGACCCGTAGTGGATGAGGTTTGGTCAGTCATAAAAAATTGCCATGCGCCTGTGCGCGAGCCCCAGATCGGGGCGATTGAAAACGGTGCTGCCGGGACACTCTCGGCACTGCCCGGAATCTGACGCCGATCCTCGCTCTTCGCGGGCCGGCCCGCCAGCTCAGGCCGTCTGCGCGTTGGGCAGGGCCAGGCGCGAGGTGTCCTCCTCGCCTTCTTCCGCGCCGCCGCGCCCTTCGTTCAGGCTCGCAATGCCCTCAGCCGTAATGTCGCCTGTCACGTAGACACCGTCGAAACACGATGCATCAAAACCGGCAATCGCGGCATTGAGCGAGCCCACGGCCCTCTTCATGCCATCCACGTCCTGATAGATGAGTGCGTCGCAGCCAATGGCCTGCCGAATCTCTTCGACCGTACGGCCGTGGGCTACCAGTTCGCTGCTGGTGGGCATGTCGATGCCATAGACGTTCGGGTAGCGCACTGGAGGAGCCGCGCTGGCGAGGTACACCTTGCGGGCTCCAGCGTCGCGCGCCATCTGCACAATTTCGCGACTGGTCGTTCCGCGCACGATGGAGTCATCGACCAACAGGACGTTGCGGCCTTTGAACTCGCTGCCAATCACATTGAGTTTCTGGCGTACGGACTTCTTGCGAACGCCCTGCCCCGGCATGATGAACGTGCGGCCCACGTAGCGGTTTTTGACAAACCCTTCGCGGTACGGAATGCCCAGAAGGTGGGCCAGCTGCGTTGCGCTGGGGCGGCTTGACTCCGGAATCGGAATGATGACGTCGATCTCGCTCGGCGGCACGGTGGACACCACGCGCTTGGCCAGGGCTTCGCCCAGATTGAGCCGAGCCTGGTACACCGAGATGCCATCCAGCACCGAGTCGGGACGCGCCAAATACACAAACTCGAAAATGCACGGATTGAGTTGCGGGTTCGCAGCACATTGTCGCGCGTGCACCTTGCCATCCAGCGTGATGAAGATGGCCTCACCCGGGTCGATGTTGCGCTCGAAGACATGGGATGTGCCCTCCAGTGCTACGGATTCGCTTCCCACCATCACCGTTCCGTCCTGGCTGCGGCCCATGGCCAGAGGCCGGATGCCGTGCGGATCACGGAAGGCCAGAAGACCGTGGCCTGCGATCAGCGCGATCACCGCGTAGGAACCCTTGATCCGTCGATGGACCGCCTCCACCGCCTTGAAGACATCCTCGGGCTGAAGCGCTACACCGCGTGTCGAACGCTCCAGTTCATGGGCAAACACATTGAGCAGAACTTCGGAGTCGCTGTCCGTGTTGGTGTGCCGATGGTCTGTCTGGAACAGTTCAGTGCGCAACTCCCGCGCGTTGGTCAGGTTTCCGTTGTGCACCAGGACAATGCCAAAGGGTGCGTTGACATAAAACGGCTGCGCTTCCTCCTCGCTGAACGCATTGCCAGCCGTGGGATACCGCACCTGCCCCAGGCCGACATTGCCCGGCAGCGCTCGCATGTTGCGCGTGCGGAACACATCGCGCACCATGCCCTTGGCCTTGTGCATGAAGAACTTGCGGCCTTGCTGGGTCACGATACCGGCTGCATCCTGGCCGCGGTGCTGCAGCAGCAGCAATGCGTCATAAATCAGCTGATTGACAGGCGCTGGACTGACGACGCCGACGATTCCACACATAGTTCGATTCCATCCGTTTGCGGGAAAAGCCCCGCGGCAACCATGCAAAGGCGGCTTTTGGCCACGTGAGCACGGGATTCTTCAAGCAGGCAAATGCCTTGCAAATTCTTCAGGCAACAGGGGGCCCAGCCCCCGCAACGCGTCGGCCAAAAGCGGCGCGGCCTGGGACTGCTGCCAACCGATGGTTCCACCGATCGGCGTCAACCCTGCAACCACCGCGGCCACCAGCAGCAACACGAAGCCGCGTACCAGTCCAAACGCAGCGCCCAGCATCCGGTCGGCAGGCCTGAGGCCGATGGCCTCGATCAGCTTCTTTGCCAACCAGGCCAGCACTCCGCACGCAAAGACGGTTGCCACGAACACCAGTACAAAACCCGCCGCATACCGAAGCGTGTCACTGGCCTCTCCCATCGGGAGCATCGCTGCCATGTCGGCGGCAAACCACTGCGCCACAAAGAAAGCCGTCACCCATCCCAGGACAGACAGCACCTCATAGACCAGCCCCCGCCACGCGCCGATGCACATGGATGCGATAAGCACACCAGCAAAGATCCAGTCCAGCGCGGCCATGTCACTCGGCAATTGAAGGCCCCCGGCGCCTCAGAGCGTCAACACCGAGGCCGGGAGATCCAGCGCCTTCACACGGGCCGCAGCCTTGTCAGCCTCAGCGCGATTGCCAAAGGGCCCCACCCGCACGCGCGTCCGCTTGCCATCCTTGGTGTCCACCACCTGGGCATAGGTCTTGAGCCCGGCACGCTCGACCTTGGCCCGCACCTCGCGGGCCTTGTCCGCGTCGGCAAAGGCGCCCACCTGAACAATGAAACGGGCTTCTTCGGCCACAGCCGGTGTGTCCATCGTGCGCCCCTCCAGCAGGGCCCGCGCGCGGCTGGCGTCGTCGGGTCTTGCTGCAGGCTTTGGCTCTGCGGGCGCCGGCGGTTTGGGCTCAGGCTTTGGCTCAGGCTTGGGAGTGCCAGGCAGCGCAGCGCCCCTGGATGCCGGCACACGCGCAGCGGGCGGGACCAGTTCTTCGCCATCCGAAAGTCCTGCCCCTACCGCCCCCTTGGGCGGCGCAGCGGCAGGACGGGCCGACGTCGTCGCGGAAGCTGGGCCAGATTCCGCCACCGCCGACACTGCCGGTTTTGCAGCCGTCGCCGAGGGCGCTGACGATACGGCAGGACCAGGCACGACCAGCGGCGCGACCTTGTTTCGGTCGGGAATCTCGATGGGGATGTCCACCGGGATCGGGCGCGGCTGGGTATCGAACAAAAGAGGGAACCCCACCACACCGATCAGCACCAGCACGGCTGCACCGATCAGCCGGTGCCGCGCGCGACGACGCATGGCTTCAACGGTCTCTGCCTGGGGGGTTGTACGTGGGCGCTTCACCGGCTTGTCGGTCTGCTTTTGCTCACCTTGACCGGGCCACCGAAACTTGAAAAATGCCATGGAGTGATAACTCGTGCGGACCTTAAGCGCCCAGATGTTTGGCCTGCAGGCGTGGGGTTCCATTCACCAGAACGCCGCCTACCGTGTAGAACGAGCCAAAGACCACAATTCTATCAGCGGGGTCCGCCGCGGCGACCGCAGCCTGCAGCGCCGCCATGGGGTCTGCGTGCAACGAAGATGTCACCTCGCGGCGGCCGCCTGCCACCATCTGCACCGCATTCCACTTTTGCTGCAGCCCTGCGGCAGACTCCGCGCGCGGGGTCGGCAGATTCGTGAAGTACCAGCGATCGATCAGCGGGCCCACCTTGGCGAGCATAGGTGCCAGATCCTTGTCGGCCATTGCACCAAACACGGCATGCGTAGTCGGGAAAAACCCCATGGCGTCCAGATTGGCGGTCAGTGCCGCCACGGAATGGGGGTTGTGCGCCACGTCCAGCACCAGTGTGGGCTGGCCCGGAACAATCTGGAACCTGCCGGGCAGCTCGACCATGGCCATGCCGTTGCGCACGGCCTGTGCCGTCACCGGAAGGCGCTCGCGAATGGCCTCGAAGGCCGCAAGCACGCCGGAAGCATTGATCAGCTGGTTGGCTCCGCGCAACGACGGGTACGCCAGACCGGCATACCGTCTGCCGCGCCTGGCCCAGCTCCACTGCTGCTTGTCGCCCGAAAAATTGAAGTCATGGCCAAAGCGCCAGAGCTCCGCGCCGATTTCCAGGGCGTGATCGATCACACTTTGTGGCGCCATGGGGTCGCCGACGATGACTGGCCGGCCGGTGCGCATGATGCCGGCCTTCTCCCGGCCGATGCTTTCGCGGTCAGGCCCCAGGAACTCGGCATGGTCGATGTCAATGCTCGTGATGATGGCGCAGTCGGTATCGATGATGTTCGTTGCATCCAGGCGCCCGCCCAGGCCGACCTCCAGGATGGCGACATCAAGCTTCGCGTGGCTCATGAGCCGAAGGATGGCCAGCGTGCTGAACTCGAAGTACGTCAAGGAGACTTCGTTGCCATTTTGCAATCTGGCGCTTTCCACCGCTTGAAAGTGCGCTATCAAATCCGTAGCGTTGACGATTTCACCGTGCACACGGCAGCGCTCCTCGAAATGCACCAGATGGGGGGACGTGTACACGCCCGTGCGGTAGCCAGCCTGCAGGGCCACAGCCTCCAGCATGGCGCACGTCGAGCCCTTTCCATTGGTGCCTGCCACGGTGATCACGGGGCACTCAAAGCGCAGATTGAGTCTGCGCGCAACTTCGCGCACACGGTCGAGGCCCATGTCGATGCCGACAGGGTGCAGTTCTTCGCAGTGGCGGAGCCAGCCTTCAAGGGTAGTCGGTTTGATTTGCATACAGCCCCTGATTGTCGCCCAGCGCGCAGTTCGAGCATGATGGAAGCCATGACATCCACCCAGATCACCCTCTACGGAATTTCCAACTGCGACACCGTGAAAAAAGCCCGGGCATGGTTCACCGCCCAGGCACTTTCCCACGATTTCCATGATTTCAAGAAACAAGGCGTGCCGACCGATGCACTAGACCGCTGGACCGCAGCGGTCAGCTGGCAAAAACTGGTGAACCGCAGCGGCACCACCTGGCGCAAGCTCGATGCACCAACCCAGAGCGCAGTCGTGGATGCATTGACCGCCAGCGCATTGATGACCGCACAGCCCAGCGTGATCAAGCGGCCTGTGGTCGAACTGCGGCGGGGGAGCGACCATTTGATTACGGTGGGCTACGTGCCTGAGCAGTGGGAAGCCTGGACGCAGCACCACATCACCCCGTGAAAGCCCTCGCACTCGGAAGCCTGCACGAATCTTTACGCAGATTTACGGACAAACTGCACCCGCTTGAGGCCCTGGGCCTAAACTTTTCCCCGGTCGGATGCGTTATGTACCGACCCAAAGGAGTTTCTTTCATGAAAACAATCATCGCTTTCGCTTCCATGGTGGCCGTCGCCGGAATGGCCAACGCCCAGGAACAGGGCCGCGTGCTGTCTGCCACGCCCATCGTTCAGCAAGTGGCTACCCCGCAGCAGGTGTGCGGTAACGAAACGGTTTACAACGGCCACCGAACTACGGGGGCCGGCGCTGTGGTAGGCGCGATTGCAGGGGGCGCAGCCGGCAACGCCATCGGCAAAGGGAGCGGACGAGCCGCGGCTACGGCGATCGGGCTGATCGGCGGTGCGGTGCTTGGCAACCAGATCGAAGGCGGCCAGCCGCAGTACCAGAACGTGCAGCGCTGTACGACCGAAACTTACTATGAAAACCGCACCGTGGGTTACGACGTGGTGTACGAATACGCGGGGCGGCAGTACAGCACGCGCACCCAGAACGATCCTGGTGGCTGGATCCCGCTGACCGTTCAGCCTGCGGGCCAGACTTACTCAACACGCCCAGACCCTTATGCCCCCAACGGGGTGTACAGCCAACCGGGGGTGGTCACCTCCACATACCCCCGCGGCCCGGTCTATCAGCAACCGACCTACATCACGCCACCAGTCACCGTAATCGAGTACGGGTACGACGGTGGCTACCCGCACCATCGAAACCCCTACTGGCGATAGCGGGGTGTGCCACGGCGACGCCTCACACATCGCCGGAATGTGCCAACCGAGTGAAAGGAGCCACGCTGGCTCCTTTTTTTCGCAAGAGTTACGACAAACAACTTCGGGACCACGCCGGGAGCGCCTTCGCGCCCTACCCTAAAATCGGTGGTTTCTCCCATATCAGGCACCGCATTCATGACCACCGAAAAGATCGACGGCGTGTCCGTCACGACCCAGGCCAACGTTTACTTTGACGGAAAGTGCGTCAGCCATGGCATCACCTTTGCCGACGGCACCAAGAAGTCCGTGGGCGTCGTGCTGCCAGCAACGTTGACGTTCAATACTGGCGCTCCCGAAATCATGGAATGCGTGGGCGGTTCCTGTGAGTACAAGCTCGACGGGACCGACCAGTGGATCAAGTCCTCGGCAGGCGAGAAATTCAGCGTGCCCGGCAACTCCAGATTCGAGATCCGCGTCACCGAGCCGTACCACTACATCTGCCATTTCGGCTGAGTCCTCTGTTCCCACCTACAGCCCACCGCATATGGCAACCATTCTCCAACACCTCCCCACTGGCCAGAAGGTCGG encodes the following:
- the gltX gene encoding glutamate--tRNA ligase, whose amino-acid sequence is MTDQTSSTTGRVRTRFAPSPTGFIHLGNIRSALYPWAFARATGGDFILRIEDTDLERSSQAAVDVILEGMSWLGMDPDEGPFYQMQRMDRYKEVLAQLQAAGHVYPCYTSVAELDALRERQMAAKEKPRYDGTWRPEAGKQLPAVPEGVQPVLRFKNPQGGVVAWDDKVKGRIEISNDELDDLVIARPDGTPTYNFCVVVDDIDMAITHVIRGDDHVNNTPRQINIFRALGKEPPVYAHLPTVLNEQGEKMSKRNGAKPVTQYRDEGYLADAMLNYLARLGWSHGDDEIFSREQFLQWFNLDHLGRSAAQFDEAKLRWVNAQHLKAMADDALAALVAPRLLQRGVAQSDIDDGRLARICALFKDRCDTTVALADWAHVFYGDVSADPAERAQHVTAAIAPALDALADALTACAWDKASISAAFKQVLTAQGLKMPQLAMPARVLTAGTAHTPSVDAVLELVGREKVVARLRNR
- the purF gene encoding amidophosphoribosyltransferase, yielding MCGIVGVVSPAPVNQLIYDALLLLQHRGQDAAGIVTQQGRKFFMHKAKGMVRDVFRTRNMRALPGNVGLGQVRYPTAGNAFSEEEAQPFYVNAPFGIVLVHNGNLTNARELRTELFQTDHRHTNTDSDSEVLLNVFAHELERSTRGVALQPEDVFKAVEAVHRRIKGSYAVIALIAGHGLLAFRDPHGIRPLAMGRSQDGTVMVGSESVALEGTSHVFERNIDPGEAIFITLDGKVHARQCAANPQLNPCIFEFVYLARPDSVLDGISVYQARLNLGEALAKRVVSTVPPSEIDVIIPIPESSRPSATQLAHLLGIPYREGFVKNRYVGRTFIMPGQGVRKKSVRQKLNVIGSEFKGRNVLLVDDSIVRGTTSREIVQMARDAGARKVYLASAAPPVRYPNVYGIDMPTSSELVAHGRTVEEIRQAIGCDALIYQDVDGMKRAVGSLNAAIAGFDASCFDGVYVTGDITAEGIASLNEGRGGAEEGEEDTSRLALPNAQTA
- a CDS encoding CvpA family protein, coding for MAALDWIFAGVLIASMCIGAWRGLVYEVLSVLGWVTAFFVAQWFAADMAAMLPMGEASDTLRYAAGFVLVFVATVFACGVLAWLAKKLIEAIGLRPADRMLGAAFGLVRGFVLLLVAAVVAGLTPIGGTIGWQQSQAAPLLADALRGLGPLLPEEFARHLPA
- a CDS encoding SPOR domain-containing protein; protein product: MAFFKFRWPGQGEQKQTDKPVKRPRTTPQAETVEAMRRRARHRLIGAAVLVLIGVVGFPLLFDTQPRPIPVDIPIEIPDRNKVAPLVVPGPAVSSAPSATAAKPAVSAVAESGPASATTSARPAAAPPKGAVGAGLSDGEELVPPAARVPASRGAALPGTPKPEPKPEPKPPAPAEPKPAARPDDASRARALLEGRTMDTPAVAEEARFIVQVGAFADADKAREVRAKVERAGLKTYAQVVDTKDGKRTRVRVGPFGNRAEADKAAARVKALDLPASVLTL
- the folC gene encoding bifunctional tetrahydrofolate synthase/dihydrofolate synthase encodes the protein MQIKPTTLEGWLRHCEELHPVGIDMGLDRVREVARRLNLRFECPVITVAGTNGKGSTCAMLEAVALQAGYRTGVYTSPHLVHFEERCRVHGEIVNATDLIAHFQAVESARLQNGNEVSLTYFEFSTLAILRLMSHAKLDVAILEVGLGGRLDATNIIDTDCAIITSIDIDHAEFLGPDRESIGREKAGIMRTGRPVIVGDPMAPQSVIDHALEIGAELWRFGHDFNFSGDKQQWSWARRGRRYAGLAYPSLRGANQLINASGVLAAFEAIRERLPVTAQAVRNGMAMVELPGRFQIVPGQPTLVLDVAHNPHSVAALTANLDAMGFFPTTHAVFGAMADKDLAPMLAKVGPLIDRWYFTNLPTPRAESAAGLQQKWNAVQMVAGGRREVTSSLHADPMAALQAAVAAADPADRIVVFGSFYTVGGVLVNGTPRLQAKHLGA
- a CDS encoding arsenate reductase; the encoded protein is MTSTQITLYGISNCDTVKKARAWFTAQALSHDFHDFKKQGVPTDALDRWTAAVSWQKLVNRSGTTWRKLDAPTQSAVVDALTASALMTAQPSVIKRPVVELRRGSDHLITVGYVPEQWEAWTQHHITP
- a CDS encoding glycine zipper 2TM domain-containing protein — translated: MKTIIAFASMVAVAGMANAQEQGRVLSATPIVQQVATPQQVCGNETVYNGHRTTGAGAVVGAIAGGAAGNAIGKGSGRAAATAIGLIGGAVLGNQIEGGQPQYQNVQRCTTETYYENRTVGYDVVYEYAGRQYSTRTQNDPGGWIPLTVQPAGQTYSTRPDPYAPNGVYSQPGVVTSTYPRGPVYQQPTYITPPVTVIEYGYDGGYPHHRNPYWR
- the ppnP gene encoding pyrimidine/purine nucleoside phosphorylase; the encoded protein is MTTEKIDGVSVTTQANVYFDGKCVSHGITFADGTKKSVGVVLPATLTFNTGAPEIMECVGGSCEYKLDGTDQWIKSSAGEKFSVPGNSRFEIRVTEPYHYICHFG